The Patescibacteria group bacterium genome has a segment encoding these proteins:
- a CDS encoding magnesium transporter CorA family protein — translation MPIEILTNKTQDKKNQRWINVSNAKKKEIEYLKKNFNFNLKNLSASFAHTYSQRTQIEKYPKYLFIILRFPVLDKEKQEIIVSEIDCFVSKNYLITIHDSNLKELVSLFKLCKKDKASLKFYLGKDPIFLLHKILDRSLNQCFATLDYLNIEISKVEEKIFSGNQRESIDDILIIKHNIVNFRRTMQSHRNLLKKLSNNHNKYVKKEHTADYCNLIQSTVDIWNTIENQKEMVEALEYTNDSMLSYRMGDIMKTLTIFSVIMFPLTLLAAIFGMNTIKGMPFVETEGGFWIIMVIMTIGILGMFGCFKRKGWI, via the coding sequence ATGCCAATAGAAATTTTAACAAATAAAACTCAGGATAAAAAAAATCAGCGCTGGATAAATGTTTCTAATGCCAAAAAGAAAGAAATAGAATATTTGAAAAAAAATTTTAACTTTAATCTAAAAAATTTAAGCGCTTCTTTTGCGCACACTTATTCTCAAAGAACGCAAATTGAAAAATATCCAAAATATCTTTTTATAATTCTACGTTTTCCTGTTTTAGACAAAGAAAAACAAGAAATTATAGTTTCAGAAATAGATTGTTTTGTTAGCAAAAATTATTTGATAACTATTCATGATTCTAATTTAAAAGAGCTTGTTTCGCTTTTTAAATTATGCAAGAAAGACAAAGCTAGCTTAAAATTTTATTTAGGAAAGGATCCAATTTTTCTGCTCCATAAAATATTAGATCGCTCCCTTAATCAATGCTTTGCGACTTTAGATTATCTAAATATAGAAATTTCAAAAGTAGAAGAAAAAATCTTTTCAGGAAACCAGCGAGAAAGCATTGATGATATTTTAATAATTAAACATAATATTGTTAATTTTAGAAGAACAATGCAATCGCATAGAAATCTTTTAAAAAAATTAAGCAATAACCATAATAAATATGTTAAAAAAGAGCATACTGCTGATTACTGTAATCTTATCCAATCCACTGTGGATATCTGGAATACTATTGAAAATCAAAAAGAAATGGTCGAAGCTTTAGAATACACAAATGACTCAATGCTTTCCTACAGAATGGGAGATATAATGAAAACCTTAACGATCTTTTCCGTGATCATGTTCCCTTTAACGCTTCTTGCCGCTATATTTGGAATGAACACGATTAAAGGGATGCCTTTTGTGGAAACAGAAGGCGGATTTTGGATAATTATGGTTATAATGACTATTGGAATATTAGGAATGTTTGGATGTTTTAAAAGAAAAGGATGGATTTGA